A window of Colletes latitarsis isolate SP2378_abdomen chromosome 11, iyColLati1, whole genome shotgun sequence genomic DNA:
CGGCTGCATGAAGCCGATCCGACCGGCGAATGGTTAAAAGTATGTACAAGCAGCGTGGTCGAAGAAACTGCGAGTGACAATAGTTCAGGATGCGCAAGTGATATGGTACAGATGCGGCGAGAAATGGAACTTGCGCAAAGAGAGAAACAACTAGCAGAGCGGGAGCTTGATTTAGCTCGCCAACAAATTGCATTActtcgagaaatgcagaggcttaatctcgatagaggtgaggcaggggaatcaacaagcgtaccgacggggcaaagacgaccgccaccggtaaatatctctgccattgcggatttattaagttattttgacggaagtagcaatacattcgtcacgtgggagcgtcaagttcaaacattgaaaatgacGTATCAACTAACGGATGATATGGCTAAACTGTTGATGGGATCGCGACTGAAGGGTAATGCACTTGAGTGGTTACATTCGAAGCCTGAACATATTGCGATGCCAGTAGAAGAATTACTGAGGAATCTACAGGAAATGTTTTACCATCCTGGAAGCGTTCTTGAGATGAGACAACGTTTTGAGGCACGTGTttggaggaaagaagaaacgttcagcgaatatgtacatcaaaaaGTGATTTTAGGAAACCGCGTACCTATCAATGACGCAGAAATGATAGAGTACATTATAGAAGgaatacctgatcgaggattaaggGATCTGGCGCGACTGCAGAAGATAGCAACTAAGGGGGAACTGTTAGCAGCATTCGATAGGATTTCCTTGCAAGGAAGATCGTTGCCGTTCAACCCAGCGATCAAGCCAAAGGAAAGCAAGTGCTCACCAGTGAAGACAATAAAGCAAGACGTTAAAGAAGTGCCGAATAGCCATTTACGATGCTTCAATTGCGGTGAGAAGAACCATCAAGGTGTAGACTGTCCTGTTAAAAGCAAAGGGCCAAGATGTTTCGCTTGCCGAGACTTCGGACACAGAGCCATGGATTGTAAGAAGGGTCAGGACAAGCAGGTAAATGAGTATACGGCAGTGGCCGTTCAGGACAATAAAATATACAAGCCTGTTACATTGCTAGGTAAGCAGATAATAGCGTTTATAGATATGGGCagcgatttacatttaatgaaggccgaacaatatattaggttaggatgCCCAACTTTACACGGTACAGAAATATCTTGTAAAGGATTCGGTTTAAGTAAGGTCACTACTTTAGGCAGTTTTTACGCGAACGTACAAATCCatacaaatattttccgatttttaattcacgtggtaccagatgaatatttgagacataatttcttgattggctcggaattgttgtaagaggctaaattgacattagacggtaagagtgttgaggtttcaaaacgcgataacagggtaacgaattcttatgatgtaccagaaatattttgcatagatactttcgatgagtccgagaacaatgtaactaattctttaatagatttgcagcatattaaaaatgatactgTTAAACAAGAAATAGAAGATAATATAAGTAGTTATGagcctaaaactattaaaaagtctaacattaaaatgaacattgtattgaaagatgatatacctatacagggtgtcccgtaaatagtgtaagagccggaaatgtggggtagctgagacgattctgaacaacaatttcctttgcaaaaatgtcggatggagcttcgtttttgaattattaacgaaaaacactgacgaatcacggcgcttgcctgccgcgcgctcagggccgtccgaactaagagagccaccgtgtcgggtaggtagcaagatgtgcatcggagatacgtcgaggaacgaatacaaataattaaaaatactaccactgcaactgttacctctgcggattggataaatcagtcagctaaatcgaatttattaattatttgtattcgctgtttccaaggaagaagaaataaaatgtgggaagatgctctcggaatttttaggaaattaattcttcgcacctgagtgacgcttctcgccagagtgtgttaaaattaaaataagaattattttcagaaaattaaaataaatacggtaagaaccatttgtaatcgtttgttattaaaaactgtactggaaaagcagactggatttgtgcgtaccgaaacattcttcgcatgtaaggtgttaatagagaattaattgaaattcgccttacccatttacttgcaagttgcaatagggccagttagtgcacccctgtcgatcatggaaaggtcgaagaccccaataaaaatcagctgatgggacagcccggtcactgcacccgcttcttaccccgaaaatgtaaaagtgaaaagtgttagtgaccgtgctgtaaagtgttttcggggtaagaagcgggtgcagtgaccgggctgtcccatcagctgatttttattggggtcttcgacctttccatgatcgacaggggtgcactaactggccctattgcaacttgcaagtaaatgggtaaggcgaatttcaattaattctctattaacaccttacatgcgaagaatgtttcggtacgcacaaatccagtctgcttttccagtacagtttttaataacaaacgattacaaatggttcttaccgtatttattttaattttctgaaaataattcttattttaattttaacacactctggcgagaagcgtcactcaggtgcgaagaattaatttcctaaaaattccgagagcatcttcccacattttatttcttcttccttggaaacagcgaatacaaataattaataaattcgatttagctgactgatttatccaatccgcagaggtaacagttgcagtggtagtatttttaattatttgtattcgttcctcgacgtatctccgatgcacatcttgctacctacccgacacggtggctctcttagttcggacggccctgagcgcgcggcaggcaagcgccgtgattcgtcagtgtttttcgttaataattcaaaaacgaagctccatccgacatttttgcaaaggaaattgttgttcagaatcgtctcagctaccccacatttccggctcttacactatttacgggacaccctgtatatcaacctccacgtagattagcgccagtgcaaagagaaatagttaataaacagatagatgaatggatgcaacaaggaatagtgcgagaaagtacatcggaatatgccagtccgattgtactggtaaaaaagaaagataatggaatgcgtttgtgtatagattatagattacttaataagaaagtatgtaaagaTCGCTATTTAAAGGCGCGACGATATTTAGTACTCTCAATTTAAAAGATGGTTTTTTTCACGTCCCGATTGAggaaaatagttgtaaattcactgcatttatgcctgatgggcattttgaatttttaagaaccccatttgacctctgcaactctccagctatctttcaaaaatatatcaataatatatttcgtaacccgATTCAGACAGGTGTTGTTTTGTCATAtatagatgatttaattattcctgcaaatgacgaaaatgaagccgtatcaagattgcgtgagatattgtgtattgcaagtgattatggattgcgagtgaattggaagaaatgtcgttttcttcaacgtagcatagaatatctaggtcacataattgaggatggtcacgtacgtccgtcgaagcgtaagacattagctgttatgaattttccattagtaaaaaatgttagagacgtacagagcttcttaggattaaccggctattttcgcaaatttattccacaatatTCAACAATAGCCCAACCTTTGTCGAACTTGTTGAAAAAAGACGTAAATTTTGaactaaatgaaaaacatatgctagcgtttaaacaattgaaaattgcattgagcagtgagccggttttaaaattatacctCGTAGGTGCGGAAACAGAGCTCCATACGGATGCGTCGAGCGTCGGACTTGGTGCCATCCTGTTACAGAGAGACGATGTCGATCAACGTTACCATCCAACATATTATGCGAGCTGGAAAACATCAGAGGCAGAATCGCGATACATTAGTTATGAATTAGAGATATTAGCTATAGTTAAAGCGTTACATAAGTTTAGAGTTTATCTTTTAGGAATACCGTTTAGAATAATAACCGATTGTCGTGCGTTTACTCTCACTATGAAAAAAAGAGACTTATGTGTTCGAGTTGCAAGGTGGGCATTATTGTTAGAGGAGTTCAATTATACTATTGAACATCgctcaggaagcaatatgcgacatgtcgatgcgttaagtcggaagcctattccggtgtgtatgcttatcagtgagtgtgagatgagtgtgctcgtgagattgcgaaaagcgcaatgtgCGGACAAAGAGTTATCGGAAATAATGGATTCTGTGAATAGTGTACAAAATAATGATGGCGACTACGTAATAAGAAACGGACTTTTGTTTAAGGTAATTGACGACGATGTTCGTGTGACGGGACTTTACGCGTCACTGGGAAAAATATAAGAACTCGCGAAAACTTCAGGTAATGCTAATTGTTACCTCTGTTGCGACTTACGCCGTAGCTAAAGATAAGGGACGAACAGAATGACGTTACGCGAGTCTTGGTTTTCAGAATACAGAGAGATTCTTTATTTTTGTCAAGGGTTTATAAAGGGCGGTATTGCTGTAGAGTGGGGATGGTTTGGTTTGGGGCCTGATGTCTGACTCAGATGTTGTTGCTGCTAGGTGGTGATGCGGATGGTGACTCAAGTGTTTTTGATGAGGAATGCTGACTCGTTTGTGTGTACTGCGGATGGTATCACACCCCCTTtcctagattagttttggtccTCCAAAGCGTACGATTTTCTTTGGTCGTGATGGAATTCGTGGTAGTTCATCCAGAGGATACATCAGTGGGTTTTCGTTCGTAGATGTCGATGGTGCTGTAGCCGTTGGGTCTGAATGCGTGTTTTGTACGCCTCCGCGGTTATTTACATTGACTTCGTTACAACAAATCTTAAGGCAAAATGTTTTTGGTATAAGTTTTGACAATAAATTGAATAATCCTGTTTTATATAatacataaaaaattataagtCCTAACGATATCCATCCTGCGATTTTGAAAATATTGTATGCTATTTCTGCAGTAGTTAATATACGTCGCTGTATTTTTATGTCGTTTAACTGTGAATTCATGCTGTCTAAAGTCTGTCGGTAGCTATTGAAATTTGGAGTTACTCTTGGAGCTTGTGGAATATATTCTTTTAACATTTGCATATCTGATTCAGTAAAGTTTATGTGCATCGCATAGTCAGAAATTATCATTTGAGTGTTCTGCGTTGTACCTCCAATtttcattatattattattgtacataagaatacATTCGTCTTCGCTGGTTAGTATAGCTGGTGTATTAAGTGTAATATGATCCATTTTTGTACATAATGTTTGAATTTCTATCGGTTCTTTGGGTATTGCTATATATTTATTTGGCGTATGCATTGGGATAAATGTTACGTCGTCTATTCTAAATATTGCTGTTCCGCATTGTTTATAGTCTTTTGAGTTCTGGCAACCCGTGTAATAGTCGTGTCGTGTAGGTtgtgttctttcgcatattaatccTATAGAACTGTCTCTACAGTATTTTTCCAAGTAAGATTCgtcaattattatttgaaaagtTTGTTGTTGCATTATCATGTCATGATCTAATATGGGTGAGAAGAATACGTTGTTTATTTTGTGGGGAATGGCGTAATATTTTATAATGCTCCACTCGGATTCTTCCAATACAGGTACAATAATTTGGTATATGAGCGCATTGTCTACTGTTTGTGTCTTTAGTCTACTAATGTCTATCAATGTCTGAAAGTTTTTTGGCGTTGCTGGTATATAATGCATCATGAAGTTATCTCGCAATATCGTATCGTAAGCTTCTAGAAAGTCTTCACTTTGTATTAAAGTGGTATCAATTATTCCCCGTTTCCCTAGTATAAGAGTTAAATAAAAATCATTAATTCTACTGGTCAGATCAGTTGAAAGTGCTTCTAagataataatattttgttcTAACAATAAGGCATTTTGTAGTTCGTGTAATTCCTTTGAGTTCTTCTGCAATTTATTAGTTAAACTGTGAAAATTGTTATCAGTCAGTAAAGCTTTGAACATTATCGTCTGATTCTGAACTATCTTGGTTAATTGATTTTGATCGCTAAATAATTTGTCAATGTTTTGGTTTACAAGAGTTAGATCATCTTCATCTAATGTACCAAATAATGCTTTGGATGCGGATCCGATGATATTTAATATTCCTCGTCGGTTTCTCTTATGTAGTATAGTATCCAGTTTTGTTATTGACTGATCCATGCGTGctaatttgttttttataatgTCGTAGCCAAATAAATCACAATTATAATCCTGACAATAGTTATGCACTGCCAAAGCTAATGAGTGTATCTGTTGCGCATTTTGAGTTAATTCGGTTATCTTAAACGCTATGGTTATTTTGATCTCCTTATGATATAGAAAGTTCTTTCCTACAATCTCTTTTACAATTTGCGTGTTGTTAATTGGCCGAATACTTACAGCGTTAGTAAGTATTATTAGGTTGGTTATTGTCTGGAATTAGAATGATATAATTTTATACGATTGCCATGGGTTAGTaaggttttatttttgtttattctAAGGAGGTAATTTGGCGTTCttatttctattatttcatATGGCCCTGACCATTCTCTGTCTAATTTGTGGCTCTTGTGATCGTTGTGTAGAAGTACTAAATCTCCCTGATTGTATATAGTCTTTAAACGAATTTTTCGGTCTTGATCACGTTTATACCGTTTCTTGTTTGATTCTATTATTTTCTTTGCGTTTTCTAAATACTCTTTATGTCTCTGTTTCCAAAGTCTAAACAGTTCGTCTTTACTCAAATGAGGGGTGGTGGATATAGCCGAAGGCATATTTGCCTCATGTCCGAAAGTTAGTTCGAAAGGAGTGTATCCGGTTCCCGAATGTACTGAGGTATTGTAAGCCATGCATATTAATTTTAGATGTTCATCCCATTCGGTTTTTCTTTCATTAATACAAGTTCTTAGCAAGTCTTTTACAGTTCCGTGAGTTCTTTCTAGAGCTCCGTTACTCTGGGGGTGAAAACTGGTTGTTTTGATGTGTTTAATTTTGAAGGCCTTTTCAAATGACTCCATTAATTTGCATACGAAATTCTGTCCCTGATCAGTCAGGATATGTTTAGGTGAGGAAAAGGTATAAATGTAGTGTTCCATCAATTGATCAATAATAGATTCGGCTTTCTGGTTGGCTAAAGGaactaatattaaatatttcgttAGGCAATCTTGAATTGAAAGTATGAATTGGTTTCCTTTTGTAGTAACGTTAAATGGGCCTATGATGTCTAAAGCGATTTTATCATTCGGATTTTGCGGTGTGTCGGGTATAACAGCTTCCTCTTTCGATCTAATCCTAGTGAGTTTATTCTTTTGGCAAATATCACAGTGTTTTATGTATTTTGTTACGTCGTTGTCAATGTTCGTCCAGTAGTACTTTGCCTTTATTCTATCGATGGTTTTGTTTTCTCCTAAATGTTGTACATTATCGTGGTTCTCAATAAGTATCTGGTTCTTTTCGTCTTCCGTGTAGTCTCGTATAGGGGTCTGCGCGAAATAGAGTTTCTTGTCGGGATAGTCTTTCATAAGAAATCTAAGCATTAGCTGGATGTCGATAATATGCAAAGGGTTTAAATTCGTTCCGATACCGAAAGATATAGAGGGTTTGTGGTGTTGTAATGCCATTAAGTCGTGTAGTCTGTTTAGCCATGTGGCTTCGTCGTGAGGTCCTAGCAAGTCTTTTGTTAATTGAGTCCATTGTGGCCTATTAGCTACTGTCTTTATGGGGACGGCTGTCGGTTCTTTCTTCCAGTCTACATATTCTTTGTATAGGTCATTTTGAGGGGAAGATAATTCTTGAATGTCGGGTGACTTGTCTTCAGTTTCTAACGAGGATGGAGGTTTGACAATTTTAATCTTTTGGGTAAATGGTTTGTTTTCTGTTACTTTCAAAGGGTGTAATCTGGACAGAGCATCTGCAACTACATTTTCTTTTCCCCGTTTATAATGAATCTCGTATTCGTATTCTTCGAGCCTCAAGCGCCAACGCATGAGCCTGGAAGATGGGTCTTTCACGTTGTGAAGCCATTGCAAAGACTGATGATCAGTAAAGATATAAAATTTTCGTCCAAGGAGGTATTGTCGCAGTCGTTTGATGGCCCAAACGATAGCGAGCAGTTCCTTCTCAGAGGTAGTGTAATTTTTTTCTGCACTATTTAACGTTCTAGAAATGTAGCAacatggatggttttttttgggaTAGGACGGCTCCGATACCTTCGTTACTGGCGTCCGTCGTCAGTGTGAATGGTTCGTCGAAGTTTGGGTAACATAGGATGGGTGCCTCACATAATTTCTGTTTTAGTGTCTCAAAGGCGTTAGTCTGTTTCTCTGTCCAATGGAAAGGATTCGTCTTCTGCGTAAGGTCGGATAATGGTTTAGCAATTT
This region includes:
- the LOC143347671 gene encoding uncharacterized protein LOC143347671 encodes the protein MLRGFASLILTITNLIILTNAVSIRPINNTQIVKEIVGKNFLYHKEIKITIAFKITELTQNAQQIHSLALAVHNYCQDYNCDLFGYDIIKNKLARMDQSITKLDTILHKRNRRGILNIIGSASKALFGTLDEDDLTLVNQNIDKLFSDQNQLTKIVQNQTIMFKALLTDNNFHSLTNKLQKNSKELHELQNALLLEQNIIILEALSTDLTSRINDFYLTLILGKRGIIDTTLIQSEDFLEAYDTILRDNFMMHYIPATPKNFQTLIDISRLKTQTVDNALIYQIIVPVLEESEWSIIKYYAIPHKINNVFFSPILDHDMIMQQQTFQIIIDESYLEKYCRDSSIGLICERTQPTRHDYYTGCQNSKDYKQCGTAIFRIDDVTFIPMHTPNKYIAIPKEPIEIQTLCTKMDHITLNTPAILTSEDECILMYNNNIMKIGGTTQNTQMIISDYAMHINFTESDMQMLKEYIPQAPRVTPNFNSYRQTLDSMNSQLNDIKIQRRILTTAEIAYNIFKIAGWISLGLIIFYVLYKTGLFNLLSKLIPKTFCLKICCNEVNVNNRGGVQNTHSDPTATAPSTSTNENPLMYPLDELPRIPSRPKKIVRFGGPKLI